Part of the Drosophila pseudoobscura strain MV-25-SWS-2005 chromosome 2, UCI_Dpse_MV25, whole genome shotgun sequence genome, GCCAATAACATGCTTTTATAAGAGATTGCTGTCCAAATTAAGTTGGGGTTCAATCTACACAATCATGACTGCAAATATGACAGGTATCTGGGTGCTGAAGTAGAGATTTGAAATACATCAATGTTTGTTACTAACATGAGGCCTTACCATACACAGAAAAAGGGATATATCTCATAGATAAAGGACAATAATTGATATTTGGTACATCATTCAGCCCAAAATGTTTACATTTTCGGACACTTTGAATACCTGTCTGCAATTTCTTGAAACTTATATGAAAAGTGCTGTCAAAGACTGGAGCCTTCAATTCCGAAATTCAAGGCACACCATAGAAGTCCTCTCGTGTTGAACaaactgttgttttttttaggAAATTTAAAGTCCAGTCCCCACTAGATGTGCGGTAACTAACCCCTGCTGCAGATACAGCTACATCTACAGCTGGTGGTACAACAAAGCAATCGCTCTATGCCATCAGCCGTGCAATCAAGAGCAAACCGCAGGGCGTGTGGCATACGGCGAATGTCGATTGGGTTGGGCCCCAGCCCcacgtactcgtactcgtacaccTGTGTGCGTGGTTCGGTGCGGTTGGTCAGCTGTTTGGCTGCTGGCCACCGACCACCGACCTGCCGCCACTGGCCTCTCCGCAGAGAGTGCAATCAGGCGGACTTTTGTTCCCATTACCATTAGCattggcatttggcattgtTGCTCCCGTTGCTATACGAATATTTTCCGCTGCTTTTCATTGTgtgtaattaaaattgtgtATCGGGACAGGTTGCGCCCGCGGCGCTAATGATAAATTTATAAGCTGAAAATGAGATAGAAATGGCgggaaatgggggaaaatgTGGGTGcctgtaatttaattaaaattcgaaATAGcataacatttttgttgattttgtcAATGGATATTCGTGTTATTTATGATTTACATAGTCGTATAATTAAGCATGACATGCATGTCTCCAAGTCTCTAATCACCAGGGTCTGTGTCTATATCCATAGCTGTTATGATAGTCGTAAGTTTTGGCCTGATATCATTATATTGTATGAGTAGGACTGTGCTTAACTATAGTCGCGTAAGTGCATGCAAAGTTGTGCTAAAAACTATTCAAGAATGGAGCCTGATTAGAGCGAGTCCCAGTCCTGCAAGAAAGCTAAACCTTGTTTGTATTTTCAAAACCCCCCTCACACCGAACCAACCCCGAATTCGAAACCATCACGAATGCCCCTCCCCAATCGACAACACACCCGAAATCGAAATAGATACGAACGCACTCGTCGTCGCATTCCTGCAGCGAGGAAGACGAGGCCATGATGGTGCTGGAGGCCATGCAACAGGATGCGGCACAGACCACCAATGACGAGACAGAAGACACTGATGACATTTATGATGATGAGGCAGCCGAGGCTGAGGATATGTTTGATGCAGACGCACCTTTGATGTCGCCAACcggcagccacaacagcacCAATAACAATACGTGCAACAACAacgccaccaacaacaacaacaacaacaacaacggaagGCAGTGCCACACAGTGCCGGCAGTGGCAGGAACACAGGCGGGCAATATTAATTTCGATAATTGCAATGCGAATGTCTACAGTggtcaacagcagcagcagcagcagctaggCCCAATTACCACAGCAAACCAAACGTTAAATTGTCCCACACAGAACGCAAATACAAACACCAATATAAATACGAATGTCAAGTCCAGTAGCAATACCAATCCCACTACCAATACTAGTACCATTGCGAATGCTCCAACTAGCGGTCCCCCGTCCAACGTAGCTGCCCCAAGCAcctcgacaacaacaacaacagcagcggcagcaacaccagcagcagcagcatcatcatcgacaacaacaactctaACGAACTTGCACTCGAatttacaacaaaatcaaaacatTTCCTCCAGCTTAGAGATAATCCTATCGCCAATTATCCAAAGTAGTCGACGGtaagtttttattttcagtTTGTTTTTCGGTTTCGATTGTACTCCTCGCCGCTTGATACTCGTATGTGGGGCAACAATGCTACCCGTTCTAcctgtttctgttctgtgttTTGTTTCCGTTTCTTTTTGTAGCTAACATGACAAGTTACTCAGATACTTATTTGACCTGCATGCCACAACGACAAACAATGAGAGTGACTATCCCTTAGCCCCTTTTAGCTGGAAATTGCATTCCATTTAGACCCTTACCCAAGTTGCAGTTGGCTTAAATCGAACCTATGTATAAAGGACATTGTGTTAAAGTGTTTTGCTAGAACTGAACCTAGGGAATGTTGAAGAAGAGATTGCCTATTATTTCAGTTTCCTTTTCATGCATTCATCCCCTCCTGTGCATCGCCTTTTGCTCACACTGAAATCTATGAGATGATCCTTTCGTATGCATAACCCTTATTCTGTTCGTTTTGAAAGAATCCCTCGATGATTCGTGAAATGTGAACTCCCAGTGAGATGGCTTATTATTTAATTCCATTTAACTTTAACATCCCTTCTTACGCATAACCTTTATTGAATATCCGttcaaatttaaaacaaaaatcccCAGCAAAGACACAGAAGACATCTCCTTTAAgtgtgcaaaaacaaaaacggaacGAAAACATTATAAATTATGTATTAATGTGCCCGTTAGGCCTGCGGAGCTCTGGAATCGGAGTCTAGAGGAGTCCCGGTCTCTGTGGGATCTCCCCAAACAGTTTTTGGCCTTTTGCCCTCCCTCGCCGCCTCCCCTCTCGCATTGTCAGCTGCCAATTTTCAATTGCTTCCAGGCAAAGCCCCTCCCCCGAGTGGgcctgtggggctgtggggtgGCAGGCGACAACGATAACAATCGAGGGAAGGCGAACAACAATGGGAAAGCCTCTCGCAGGCAaacattcattttcatttcaatttcactCGGTTCTTGCTTTCATTTTGGATTTACATTTGATTTGACTGCGATGCGTACGCCGTTGTTTGCCTCCATCTTGGCGGAGTCTGCCTCCGTTTTTGCATAGACTGCCTCGACGTTTTCACGCTTCGAATGACAGTGGGAAcgcacaaatatttatgtaagCTGGAGGAGACAGGGCGAATGCGAATGGTACTAGGAAAATCGACAGCCTATTTACAAATGAATAGGTTAATGTCATTGGAGTGGATGGTGGGCGGTGGGTGTTGGGTGGTGGGCGGTAGGCAGATTCTGCCACGTTGTTTACGAGCCAAACTTGGGGCAAATTGACTTTAAACATGTCAATTTAAATGTGGCCTCGACCCTTGGATACAATTTCATCCCCCAGAAGAAGCATtccgctgtgtgcgtgtgtctgtgcgCCTCATTAAGGCACTCCCCCAAAAAGTAGGCTATACATTGTCGTTCAGTCAGAAATATTACCCATACGCCGCATTGCACGCAGCCAGTGAAGCAACAAAATGACAATTTcacaacaaattaaatgccCAGCCAGGCGAGCAGACAAACCAACATTCATATGTTCGGGGAGTACACCCGGATATTCCTTTGAAATGGGTATTGCAAGTAAATGACCTTCAAACTCGATAAGCGAGAAACAAAACAAGCGAAAGTGctgaaaatatacataattttCAGGGCACCACCAAGACAAAgacctcccccctccccccatagACACATCCCCATAAATgtgtatatatgaaaatatgataggacacaaaacaaacacacacacgctctgCCACAGACATTAAAATATACGATCCCGGGCTAGAGCGAGCCGGGAAAATGATATTTCTGCCGGCTCGATGGCCAGGACCATGTCTCTGTGCCTCCATCCCtccataaatacaaatttcaacaaaacaacaggccacaaaacaaaaataacccagccaaaaagaaaaatacaacaacaaatataagcgatgaaagcaaaaaaaaaaggcgcAATGGTGTCGCAACAACAAGCCAGCGCCAGAAAAGGCAAACATTTCATATCATAGAAATACTTTGGagccaaataaacaaaagttgTGGCGGCGACTGGAGGGAAAATATTCCAACAGTTGAAAGGGAATGTTGTTTCGGTTAGGAATCATATGTGAAAACTTAGATACACTTTCCAGAAAATGCTAAGGATAGGCAGAAAGGAATGAAGGTCCCAGCACTACGATCCCTAAATAAGGCACTCAAATGAAGCGTTCTTCTGCCTACCATATGATCATTGTGAGCTCTCAAACCTTTCTTTCCTAACTCTTTTTGAGTAGAGTCTCACCTTCACCAGAAATCACTCCAACTCGCTCTTGAGAAGAGTATGAGACCCCCACAAAAGGTCGGCGCATTCGACCTTGCTACAACAACGACAATTCTTATTTCCCTGTGGCCCCCCCCCTAGCCTGTCCTAGTAATTCGACCCCCTAGATCCACAGCGATTCGACCATTTTGTGCCCCATCGCGACTTGTAGCTAGGCCACACGCAACCGGAGAAAAGGGGCAACCAACAAAAGGACGCAGCACAAAACTTTACGCATTTTTgtcacagcaacagcaacaacaacaacagtacaAAATAGAGAAAAACGagagaaaggaaagaaaagtgCTGAAAATGTGGAAAGTGCCAGTGGCAATCGTAAATTTGACGCACATTTCAGCTCCGTGGGCGGAGGAGATAAGCTTATGAATGGCTATATAAAAACTCAACATCGGTGGGGCACACTCCGTCGAGCATTATGTGTGGAGTGACTTTTTGTTCGCTGTTTAttcggtttttcttttggtttatgATTAAATTAAGTAATTATTTGTGTTGTGGCGCCGACtaaaatgataaaaaaaaaagaattcaaTTTGGAGGACAGCCAAGACGTAAAAACTGGATTCAGTATGGCCGTAAAGGCGGCCTGCTTTTCATTTATAGCACCACAATTGTGACACACATAACGTATACGCACTGTAGAGCCCACTAACCATCCTGACTCACACTCACTTGCATAACCAAATACACTCACACAGTCACTCGTGCACTCGTGCAaaacttacatacatatatgtgaaAATCGAATCAACAAGAAAACTTTTCCTAAcatgtgcaaatattttctcttccttctcttccgtttccgtttctctttttcaacattttgttTCATGCAACCGCAAacgtgcaactgcaactgaaactGCAACCACCTCAAAAAACAGAGCGCAATTGTAAGCGAAATGAGCACAGAATTGTGAGAAttagctaaatttaatttgcaataGCCAAAGCCCGCCACCGCCCACAACAACGTTCCTGCCCTGGCAGTAGGACCCGGCGGCAGCTCCTCGAATCCGCCGCCCACGGCCTTCTGCAAACTTTGGTTGCAGCAACaggaaaagcagcaacagcaacagcagcagcagcaacaactctatgagcaggagcagcaggcatGGCTCTAGGAAAGAATAAACTACATCCACAACACGCACAACATGTAAGTGGAAAGTTAAATGGAAACTACATGCGGGCTCTTGCACAAAAGTGTGCTAcggagaagcaggagcagcaccaccaggaggcagcagcagccaacaaccAGCAGGCAACAATAAACAACATTTAAAAGCCGCCGGGGCCAAAGTTGGGGCCAAAAGTTGGGCAGAGACTCTTGTCGTTTGCAAATTAAGTGCACATTATGCCAACATGTAAATAGATAATGTagttctatatatatatatgcaactctatgtgtgtatgtgtacataagttttgaaaatttacaaaaaaaaagaaagaataaaaaaagTTAATCAGCTAAGCCAGGAAACACTCTAAAAACCCAAAAGGAACAGGAAATATGCAATGGAAAATAAAgagaaacgaaaaacaaagTTAGCTTAAGATGCGAATAatcaaaaagccaaaaaagcaaatgtatctcacagataaacaacagcaaaaggggggcgggcaggggaggggaggggctggTCTGgcataaaagcaaaaataaattgtgcGTTAATGATAAGCGGGGCACATTTCAGCGGcataaaatttattaaaatatgcGCACGAGCCAGACAACAGGCGATGGAACGACGGCCTAAGGAATCTTTGGggccagcccccccccccaacatGTATTTATGCTTGccaggcgcacacacacacacaacacacacacaaagataagcaaggagagagatagagagggagatacaTGGAAAGCGACTTTGCCCGGAAATCGTTAGcgataaatataaaattttattgttctccttgtatctgtatctgtgtgtgcgtgggagTTTGTAgggtgtatgcgtgtgtgggtgtgtgctcCTGcaagtaaattaaatatacgTTTTTATTAACTACTAAGAACCAATTTGATACGCATTTAAATAATGCCTCTTACACAagagcccacacacacacacacccacacaccgacacacagaaaaaattatgtaaaatttaattttactgCATTTGAAGAGGAGAGTAGGAGGagtagcagcagaagcaaaagccaaataaatgtaatagcctatgtatgtaatttaaataataataaaatattcgAATACTATGTATGCAACACGAAAAAGATACTTTAGTTGTAGATCTACCTACTCGTATGTGTATTGTATGGTTATGTGGCTATTGCCCCCGAAAACTACTTACTTACTTATGCCAACAACGTCCAAtaatttcaataatatttGTGTAAGCGTAACGCCGGAAGGATGGAAGGGTGGAAGGGAGAACTTTTgaccatatatgtatttatatacacTTTAAGCCCaatttagtttagtttaatCATTTGGCAGCTAATTTAAGTGCTCAACCTTtctgtgaatgtgaatgtgaatggaAATGTCTgctctgtctatctgtccgtccgtcaTGCACTCTCCGTGTAAATATCAAACAAACTGAATGACCCTTTACTGTCCCCACTTGAACTctgctgtcctgtcctgtcgtGTCCCTCAAACAGAacacacaaatcaaatgaaatataataaaactACAGATTATGATCGGATTAGAGTTACGAATATGGAATGCATATGAAAAATATTATCGATTAAAAAAACCTTATACACAAAAATCTATTTCATATTGGTGTAAAcgtaaacaaataaatacgatTAAATGTCTCTAACAAGATTTTACCATGAGTGTGTcacttttttatatatatacatatatatatctaatatatacaatacaaataaagaaataaactGCAAGCGacattttatacaaaaaaattcacaaagcaaagcacatttcatttcaatagGGGGCAAGCGGCAAGTGGAAGGCGGCCAGAGGTTATGCCACCCTCAGGGCCACTTCAACTGTAACGAAACAGTAAAAAAGCGTAACAAAAGCCAACTCTGATAAGCAAGTGGCCGGCCAGAGAATAAGACAAGTCGAAAAAGCCCGCCAAAGCCCAGCGATAAGAAGCCAAGATGCGAGAAGACAAAGGCGACAGCACAACTTTCAAGTCGAAAGTCCCGGGTCCCCAATCCCGTGTTCCGTGGACAACAATGCACGGGCCAGGAGAAATTAGCAAACTTACGCAGCACAAAGGAATCCTCCTCACGAATTATGAATGGCTCTGCTCAAGAGGCCCCAAGATAGTCAAAGGAACTGACACGATAATGCCAGCGCACAATCACAATCGCAAGAGGGCTAAAAGCAATTTCATCTCTAACTATAAGTTAGAGCTCAAGTTGGTTCCTACGAAACGTGTGCTAAGTGCCCGGGGAAAGGGAGTTCATCTAGCTCGTTTCAAATAAGTACGCCATGGGCGTAAAGTGTGAGGAATTCTTAAATTCATAAGGCGACACTTTTCGCAGCATTGGGCAGCACTGGCAAACCCCATTTATGCAGAGCTTCTGctaaaagaagaagaacatTTCAAGCCACACAAAGCCAGCTCCGTTAGCTTTCTGATATATTACGCATTTTCCTTAGACTTGGTTAAGCTTTCACATGAGTGCTTTCGCAGATTCCCTGGACAAAGCGGTCAATAACGATCGATTACTATCGATTACTTGGACTTCAAggcatttttttaaatatgttGATTTCAAGAATTTCAACGTTAGCGGCAATATTAGATTccttaaataaataatctgtttcttaaatgcaataaatttaaaaaaaaaaaatttctatTAACTATCGTTTACTGTCTAAATAATAATCGATAACTCGTTCAGAAGATGCCCATCGATAAGGCATTTTAGCATATGTTGATTTCAAGAATTTCAACGACAGATGCAATATTGCTTTTGGATtccttaaataaatattctgGCTCTTGAATGCAAGTAATGTGTAAAAATTTGTTCAATCAACTATCGATACCTGTTTGAATGATGAGCGATAGCTCGTTCCATGAATACAGCATTTAAATATGATTTCGAAAAGCTCGTGATGAATATTAATATTACTAGTAAAACTCAGATCAACGAAAATTTTCAGCAGCTAAATCAGCGTATGGAAATGATAAGTAGAAACCTGTCTTTTGGTCGACCTGCTGCTATTGGCTTATCTCAAAGATATATATCGATTATTACTGGAAAATCAATCGATGTCTATATTTATGTTATTTACTTCATTGGGATGTCATTGCCTCGAGTCTGAGAGAGTACGAAAATTCCAGTTCCTGAACGATCGGATCATCATTATAAGTGCAACTTCAAGTAGAGAAGTAAAAGCGTACATCTTGCAAAATTTATTGTAGCTTATCGCGTCTAATCCCACTGTACCAGAGTCGGACTACAGTTTTGTTTACATTTCCTATTATTCCGAGGAAATTTTGTGAAATCTGAGCAGGCTTTGATGGAAACATCTGTGAGCTTCCACAGAACTTTCAGTACTCAGCCAGACGTTGAGTATATTTTTGTAAGAAATATTAAATTCGATTATATTGAGCACACAAAGAGCGATAAATTATCCAGGCATGTCGATTCCCAAGAGCAGCGGCTTCAGCAATAAGGTGATCACAGTGGTAGCCACTAATGGTTATGGAGCAGACACAATGAGCGAGATCAGCTATACGGACACAAAAGTGGTTGGGAACGGCAGTTTCGGTGTGGTCTTCCAGGCCAAGATAGTGCCCAGCAACGAGCAGGTGGCCATCAAGAAAGTGCTGCAGGATCGCCGCTTCAAGAATCGAGAGCTCCAGATCATGCGAAAGCTGCGCCACGACAATATCGTGAACCTCAAGTACTTCTTCTACTCGAGCGGCGAGAAGCGCGACGAGGTGTACCTCAATCTGGTGATGGAGTTCATACCGGACACCCTCTACAAGGTGGAGCGCCAGTACGCCAGGGCCAAGCAGACGCTGCCCGTGAACTACGTGCGGCTCTACATGTACCAGCTGCTCCGGGGCATGGCCTACCTGCACAGCATCGGCTTCTGTCACCGGGACATCAAGCCGCAGAACATGCTGCTTGACACGGAGACGGGCATCCTGAAGCTCTGCGACTTCGGCAGCGCCAAGCAACTGGTGTCTGGAGAGCCGAACGTTTCGTATATCTGCTCGCGCTACTACCGCGCACCGGAGCTGATCTTCGGGGCCACCGACTACACGACCAAGATCGACGTCTGGAGTGCTGGCTGTGTCCTGGCTGAGCTGCTGCTCGGACAGCTGATCTTTCCGGGCGACTCGGGCGTCGACCAGATCGTGGAGATCGTCAAGGTGATGGGCACCCCGACCACGGAGCAGCTGCACGACATGAATCCCCACTACAAGCAGTTCAAGCTGCCGCAGCTAAAGCCCCACCCCTGGTCGAAGGTCTTCCGCATTCGCACCCCCGCCGAGGCCATCGATTTGGTGTCGAAGCTGCTGATCTACACGCCCAATGCCCGTGCCAGCCCGTTGATGGGCTGTGCCCATCCTTTCTTCGACGAACTGCGCCAGGATCCGTACCAGCTGCTGCCAAATGGCCGCAGCCTGCCGCCGCTATTCAATTTCACTGACTACGAGCGCTCCATCGAGCCGAGTCTCAATCCTCTGTTGATCCCCCGATCGGGGAGTAGCCCGCCGCCCGTCCGCGACAACACGCATTATCGCCATCGTCACACGGCTGGGCAAGAGGCTGGGCCGAAGACCGGGCCAATATGCAAGCCGCCCAAGCGATTGTCTTCCAAGCTGCCTCAGCCGACTTTGAAGGTGGTCGGTACAGCTCCACCATTGATCCGGCAGGACATGGGAAACGGCGATCACGCTGATGCAGCAGAACAGCAGGACGACTCGGTGGATACCGAAACACTCGTCGCATTTGATGGTACCATTGCCTATGAGGGCAATGACAGCGATCCAAACGAGGACGGGGTGGACTACGAAGATGATGGGGGCCAGTCCAATACCGCCGCAAGCAACACTTTTAAGGAAACCAAGGAGAATGATTCGGATGAGTCGGATGAATCGGATGAAGACACCCTCGAGGAGCAATCTGCCGAGAGCGATGATGATTAGGAcgggaaaaaaaaagaatgatAATCTATACTATACTAAAGCTAAGGCTTGAactaaaattataattaatcgcaacaataaaatttatatGTATCTTCTGGGGTAATAAATCGCTCAAATATGGGCCTGGTCTTTGCATGATCGTCTTTCCGTCCATTAAGGAATCTCTACAGTTCTCCTGGCATGCCATTTACCGAATCCGAGCGTAGGGCCTAAAAATAGACTTAATTATTTAGAGGCCAACACAATGTTAGGGTGGCGCGGCGCCTTTCGGTCGTTCTGGCCCGTCCATGTCGGgctctataaatataaattttcgcgttttatggccaagcaaatacaaatacaacaatAAAGGCTGTCTTGAGTAACCGAAGCGTGGCATACTCTATTCAATTCCATAatcaatatactcgtacaagtTCTTGAGTTTTATTTGGGGATATCTTTAGGAAGAAATGGTTTTGCTCCGAAGGCTAGTAGTCCAGCAGTCATTCCTTTTAGCTCACGTGGGGTTTATCTGTAATATTTAGCACAGTATTAGTCATAAtccaagaaaaatatataaacaggGCTGATCCGTCATCGTATACTTCTCTACGTCTATTCCAAAATCAAAACACCCTCTGGAAAGGCCATAACCGGAGACCGGCACGCACACATGTCCTGACTGGAGGCGAGTCACATTTCCTGCCACGTCCTTTGGTGTCCTGCTCCAGAccgctctttctcttttgctccttctatgtatgtgtgtgtgtgtgtttgttaaTGTGGTAAAATGAATTTTCAGTTTCATTAGTTAAATTGAATAATGGAAAACTTTGTTCGCCACATTTgactcattgttgttgttgttgtttctggctGTTTCGGTTGGCCTTGTCTGGCCCGGCAGCGAAAG contains:
- the gskt gene encoding putative glycogen synthase kinase-3 homolog, whose protein sequence is MSIPKSSGFSNKVITVVATNGYGADTMSEISYTDTKVVGNGSFGVVFQAKIVPSNEQVAIKKVLQDRRFKNRELQIMRKLRHDNIVNLKYFFYSSGEKRDEVYLNLVMEFIPDTLYKVERQYARAKQTLPVNYVRLYMYQLLRGMAYLHSIGFCHRDIKPQNMLLDTETGILKLCDFGSAKQLVSGEPNVSYICSRYYRAPELIFGATDYTTKIDVWSAGCVLAELLLGQLIFPGDSGVDQIVEIVKVMGTPTTEQLHDMNPHYKQFKLPQLKPHPWSKVFRIRTPAEAIDLVSKLLIYTPNARASPLMGCAHPFFDELRQDPYQLLPNGRSLPPLFNFTDYERSIEPSLNPLLIPRSGSSPPPVRDNTHYRHRHTAGQEAGPKTGPICKPPKRLSSKLPQPTLKVVGTAPPLIRQDMGNGDHADAAEQQDDSVDTETLVAFDGTIAYEGNDSDPNEDGVDYEDDGGQSNTAASNTFKETKENDSDESDESDEDTLEEQSAESDDD